The genome window aaagacaatttttaccttaaaaaaagccaaaatacttaaaaaaaaaataaaagtaatagaaAGTGATTTTATCTAGCGCTaagaaatagaataaaatatactgaaaaaaaagaaaattgttaaaaaaaaattgaaatattgaaaaaatagaaaattgttataaaagatctattaatttcatttaacttCGATCTAACCCGTTTccaatttaaaagaaaaacaaaaatgcagaCTCATGTTAGATgatattacaatattttatgaatacaTAACTCGAAGCTAACTGAAGAGTTAGCCTTGATAATACCCATAATTATTTAGTTAGTTAATCACTGGAAAGTTCGCTTGGATAAATTTAAGCAACTGGAGCAAAGCCAATGCGGTTGTTACCCAAATCGAACTCAGTGTAGTATTGTCCAATGAAGACATCGCCCAAGATCCAGAAATCGGTGCCCATGTACTGGAAGCTGGACTGGCAGTTGCCATCCGACTGGATGATGTATGCAGATGGCTCCAGATCGAAGGTGCCGCTTCCAATGCTGAAGGTGATCACTGGCAGCGAGCTGACGGTGGAGCAGTCGACCATACCCTCACTGTCCACATTGAGGATCTCGCTCAGCGTCTCATAGGCAGCGGCGGGAGCAACGATCAGAGAGGTGCCGGTATCAGCAATAGCCTGGCAATCATCGCACAGATTGTTGCCATCAATGTCGGCACTGGCCATGGTGAATTGCCAGTAACCCTGCTCGGAAACAGGCACATAGGTCAGCTCACCCGAGTAGAGGGACGAGTCGGAGCCACCAAAGATCAGCTCACCACCCTGGGTGGTGGAGGTGCCATCGCGAGCCAGGTAGAAGGAGAAGACGGAGTCATCGACCAGACCCTGATCCACCATGTTGTAGAAGGGCGGCACAACATTGTCCTGAGCAATTGTCTGGTAGG of Drosophila innubila isolate TH190305 chromosome X, UK_Dinn_1.0, whole genome shotgun sequence contains these proteins:
- the LOC117790953 gene encoding lysosomal aspartic protease-like — protein: MLKAITILAVVLALASAELHRVPILRQENFVKTPGNIKAEVEHLRAKYGLPLSFRSGTEEQLSNSMNMEYYGAITIGTPPQNFKVLFDSGSSNLWVPSNSCSSYACEVHNQYDSSASSTYEANGESFSIQYGTGSLSGILSADTVDVNGLTISGQTFAEATNEPGTNFNDALFDGILGMAYQTIAQDNVVPPFYNMVDQGLVDDSVFSFYLARDGTSTTQGGELIFGGSDSSLYSGELTYVPVSEQGYWQFTMASADIDGNNLCDDCQAIADTGTSLIVAPAAAYETLSEILNVDSEGMVDCSTVSSLPVITFSIGSGTFDLEPSAYIIQSDGNCQSSFQYMGTDFWILGDVFIGQYYTEFDLGNNRIGFAPVA